In Candidatus Methanoperedens sp., one genomic interval encodes:
- a CDS encoding response regulator, with protein sequence MKVLVVEYNPDNMKLALEILNAQGYTAHGVVDGEAAIKAAEIEVYDLILMDIALPGIDGFDATKIIKSKPQYKDVAVIALTAYPLKENKKRLLEAGFVDYLSKPIDVVAFMKMMGKYRIKWYEKIRPSIKMKEWIKPTGLNVLDNMMDGGLFSGSLVYILSDPQIDSEIFLFHFTQPRKCFYIVTERESKYVIQEIEKLGFDISNIEFIDIFSVHHSYLVNETDHKSLEFVKSKLQGIKEKDLTIIIDTFNFFPLLNEGRDSIKEFVNFLYNFAKNNDAIIYLLSLRNTIDSKIENEIMWQCDVIFDISCVRDPDKIINELRITKAKNINAATDTIKFFIKGKVLIDSSKEIV encoded by the coding sequence ATGAAAGTGCTCGTGGTTGAGTATAACCCAGACAATATGAAACTGGCGCTTGAAATACTGAATGCGCAGGGCTATACAGCTCACGGAGTTGTAGATGGAGAGGCGGCAATCAAGGCGGCAGAAATAGAAGTTTATGATTTGATACTGATGGATATAGCGCTGCCTGGTATTGATGGCTTTGATGCTACAAAAATAATCAAAAGCAAGCCTCAGTACAAAGATGTAGCAGTGATAGCATTAACGGCATATCCTCTCAAAGAGAATAAAAAAAGGTTACTCGAAGCAGGTTTTGTTGATTATTTATCAAAACCAATTGATGTAGTTGCGTTCATGAAAATGATGGGGAAATACAGAATAAAATGGTATGAAAAAATACGACCATCTATAAAAATGAAAGAATGGATTAAGCCCACGGGTTTAAACGTGCTGGATAATATGATGGATGGGGGGCTTTTTTCAGGTTCCCTGGTGTATATACTGTCTGACCCGCAGATCGATTCAGAGATTTTTTTATTTCACTTTACTCAACCCAGAAAGTGCTTTTACATCGTCACTGAGAGAGAATCCAAGTACGTCATTCAAGAAATAGAAAAACTCGGTTTTGATATCTCAAATATTGAGTTTATAGATATTTTCAGCGTTCATCATTCTTATTTGGTAAACGAAACTGACCACAAGTCACTGGAATTTGTGAAAAGCAAGTTGCAGGGTATAAAAGAAAAAGATTTAACAATAATTATAGACACTTTTAATTTTTTCCCACTCTTGAATGAAGGAAGGGACAGTATAAAGGAATTTGTGAATTTTCTTTATAACTTTGCCAAAAATAATGATGCCATAATTTACCTGCTTTCATTGAGGAATACGATTGATAGCAAGATCGAGAATGAAATCATGTGGCAATGTGATGTTATTTTTGATATAAGTTGTGTGAGGGATCCGGATAAAATAATAAATGAACTTAGGATAACTAAAGCTAAGAATATCAACGCGGCAACCGATACCATCAAGTTTTTCATCAAGGGAAAAGTACTAATAGATTCTTCGAAGGAGATTGTTTAG
- the hyfB gene encoding hydrogenase 4 subunit B, translated as MVVHTYLFFGLVIFYLIGAVLSVILNRKDRLVTYASFLSAALASLLGIGFSFFVLFGETFTFALPGPTFLNFSVFVDKLSAFFILVISIVAFAVSIYSLGYVREYFGRKNIGYLCFLYNIFILSMILVVSSSNTLMFLIVWELMSLVSYFLVIYEHEEAEIRKAGFIYIVMTHIGTGFILISLLILASSSGSLDFGTFRGLTMSPFLKDIAFLFALIGFGTKAGIVPLHIWLPYAHPAAPSNVSALMSGVMIKTAIYMLIRVCFDFLGASVLWWGVLLLIIASASALLGVMYALMEHDMKRLLAYHSVENIGIILIGLGVSMIFMSTGHPELAAFGLIAGLYHTINHAVFKSLLFMGAGSIIFSTHTKNIEEMGGLLKKMPWTGLFFLIGSISISALPPFNGFVSEWLTFHTQLLSINLSENIIKILVLSSGAALALTGALAAACFVKAFGISFLALPRSDHARHAKEVPGSMLFGMGILSLLCIALGVLSFYFLPILDSIASPLTGTSIISKVTFDLSLAALSPQAGSVSTLWLFLLLFVLVPIPFLLALALGGRTHARTYETWGCGQPATTGRNEYTATGFSKPIRMWFSSIYRSHREIQTSYAGSPFFKERFVFDTQIEPIFEKYLYGPVVWIALLVSRILRVIQTGSIHLYLLYILITLVIALIYVGSGG; from the coding sequence ATGGTGGTTCATACCTATTTGTTCTTTGGACTTGTAATCTTTTATCTGATCGGGGCTGTACTATCTGTTATATTAAACAGGAAGGACCGACTGGTCACGTATGCTTCATTCTTGAGCGCAGCCCTGGCATCGCTGCTGGGAATAGGTTTTTCATTCTTCGTTCTCTTCGGTGAGACCTTTACTTTCGCTTTGCCTGGCCCGACTTTCTTGAATTTCAGCGTTTTTGTGGATAAGCTGTCTGCATTTTTCATACTCGTAATTTCGATCGTGGCTTTTGCAGTCTCAATATACTCTCTGGGGTACGTTCGCGAATATTTCGGGAGAAAGAATATCGGCTACCTTTGTTTCCTGTATAACATATTCATCCTTTCAATGATCCTGGTGGTCTCCTCCAGCAACACACTGATGTTCCTGATCGTCTGGGAATTGATGTCACTTGTTTCGTATTTCCTGGTGATATACGAGCATGAAGAAGCCGAGATAAGAAAAGCAGGCTTCATCTATATCGTGATGACGCATATCGGGACGGGATTCATCCTCATATCGCTTCTTATCCTGGCAAGCTCAAGCGGCAGTCTCGATTTCGGGACATTCCGTGGCCTGACAATGTCACCTTTTCTCAAGGATATAGCATTCCTGTTCGCCCTGATAGGCTTCGGGACAAAGGCGGGGATCGTCCCGCTGCATATATGGCTGCCTTATGCCCATCCTGCCGCGCCAAGCAATGTATCTGCGCTCATGTCCGGTGTGATGATCAAAACAGCGATCTATATGCTCATCCGGGTTTGTTTTGATTTCCTGGGCGCCAGTGTTCTGTGGTGGGGAGTGCTGCTTTTAATTATTGCATCCGCATCCGCGCTTCTTGGCGTGATGTACGCCCTGATGGAGCACGATATGAAACGCCTGCTAGCATATCACAGCGTCGAGAATATTGGAATCATTCTCATCGGGTTGGGCGTATCCATGATATTCATGTCCACCGGACACCCGGAGCTTGCCGCGTTCGGGTTGATCGCTGGTCTCTATCATACCATAAACCATGCAGTGTTCAAGTCCCTGCTTTTCATGGGAGCAGGTTCGATTATTTTTTCAACGCATACAAAGAACATCGAGGAAATGGGCGGACTTCTGAAAAAGATGCCCTGGACCGGCTTGTTTTTCCTCATAGGCTCAATATCCATTTCTGCGCTTCCGCCTTTTAACGGTTTTGTGAGCGAATGGCTCACCTTCCATACACAGCTCCTGAGCATCAATCTCTCGGAGAATATAATAAAGATACTTGTGCTTTCAAGCGGAGCTGCGCTGGCTCTCACCGGCGCTCTTGCAGCTGCGTGCTTTGTCAAGGCTTTCGGGATAAGCTTCCTGGCCCTCCCGCGCAGCGATCATGCACGGCACGCAAAGGAGGTTCCGGGAAGCATGCTTTTCGGGATGGGGATTCTTTCTCTTCTCTGCATTGCACTCGGGGTCTTAAGTTTTTACTTCCTCCCGATCCTCGATTCGATAGCCTCGCCGCTTACGGGCACAAGTATAATCTCAAAGGTTACATTTGACCTCTCGCTCGCCGCATTGAGCCCCCAGGCAGGAAGCGTTTCTACCTTGTGGTTATTCCTCCTGCTTTTCGTTCTGGTTCCCATTCCCTTTCTACTGGCACTCGCCCTGGGTGGCAGGACACATGCAAGAACATATGAGACCTGGGGATGCGGGCAGCCAGCTACAACAGGCAGGAACGAGTACACAGCCACCGGGTTCTCAAAGCCGATACGCATGTGGTTCAGCAGCATCTATCGCTCGCACAGGGAGATACAGACAAGCTACGCCGGCTCACCCTTCTTCAAGGAGAGATTTGTCTTCGATACGCAGATAGAGCCAATTTTCGAGAAATATCTCTATGGACCTGTCGTATGGATTGCACTGTTGGTATCCAGAATATTGAGGGTCATTCAGACAGGGAGCATACACCTGTACCTGCTCTACATCCTGATCACACTGGTTATCGCACTGATATACGTGGGAAGTGGAGGGTAA
- the hyfB gene encoding hydrogenase 4 subunit B, whose protein sequence is MLDKYLFLLLIIFYLIGATLSIIFNRKDRLSSYASFLSAAISSMLGIVFSFSVIFGDTFSFSLSGSSFLNFGFSVDRLAAFFILAISIAVFAVSIYSIGYVREYFGKKNIGYLGFLYNIFILSMILVVSANNAVMFLIVWELMSLVSYFLVIYEHEKPETRKAGFIYIVMTHIGTGFILLSFLILASSSGNFSFESFMGAGSRMTPLLKDLVFLFALIGFGAKAGIVPLHIWLPYAHPAAPSNVSALMSGVMIKTAIYMFIRVFFDFLGAGVMWWGFLVLSVGALSAILGIMYAVVEPDIKRMLAYSSIENMGIILLGIGASMIFFEEGNAALAAIAAIAALYHLLNHAVFKGLLFMGAGSVIFSTHTRNIEKLGGLIKKMPLMAFLFLIGVLSISALPPFSGFVSEWLTLQSLLMSFSSGDSLVRIVLPVSAAVLALTGALAAFCFLKAFGIGFLALPRSENAEHAKEANMPMLLGMGIFAILSVLLGILPFYALPVLDRITQTFTGASASFSSGIFGSIVMPAGQISVSTPAIALLMLAVLPLPLIIMLMYNSRKNETWGCGQPVSTARNEYTATAFSKPIQMWFRNIYRPVRELRTIYSVSPFFKESFKFDSQIEQIFERYLYTPVVDGVLAKSRVVKMIQTGSIHAYLTYIFGTLVILMMFIILGGN, encoded by the coding sequence ATGCTTGACAAATATTTATTTTTGTTACTCATCATCTTTTATTTGATCGGTGCAACATTATCGATCATATTCAATAGAAAAGACAGGCTTTCCTCTTATGCCTCTTTCTTGAGCGCAGCAATCTCATCCATGTTAGGGATTGTTTTCTCGTTTTCCGTTATTTTCGGCGACACTTTCAGCTTTTCCTTATCAGGTTCTTCATTCCTGAACTTCGGATTCTCCGTGGACAGGCTTGCAGCATTTTTCATTCTTGCGATATCCATTGCAGTGTTCGCGGTTTCGATCTATTCGATCGGGTACGTGCGAGAATACTTCGGGAAAAAGAATATCGGCTACCTGGGCTTCCTTTATAACATTTTTATTCTATCCATGATCCTTGTGGTCAGCGCGAATAATGCAGTCATGTTCCTGATAGTCTGGGAACTGATGTCCCTGGTATCCTATTTCCTGGTGATATACGAACATGAAAAACCGGAAACAAGGAAGGCGGGTTTTATCTACATAGTGATGACGCATATCGGGACCGGATTCATACTCCTCTCATTCCTGATCCTTGCAAGTTCAAGCGGCAATTTCAGTTTCGAATCATTCATGGGCGCTGGTTCAAGAATGACCCCGCTCCTGAAAGACCTCGTGTTCCTTTTCGCTCTCATAGGCTTTGGCGCCAAGGCGGGTATCGTGCCACTTCATATCTGGCTTCCCTATGCCCACCCTGCCGCGCCAAGCAATGTATCAGCCCTCATGTCCGGCGTGATGATCAAGACCGCGATCTATATGTTCATCCGTGTTTTCTTTGATTTCCTGGGCGCGGGCGTTATGTGGTGGGGATTCCTGGTGCTGTCCGTTGGCGCACTCTCGGCGATACTTGGTATAATGTATGCGGTCGTTGAACCCGATATAAAGCGGATGCTTGCCTATAGCAGCATAGAGAATATGGGGATCATCCTTCTTGGAATTGGCGCATCGATGATCTTTTTTGAAGAGGGAAATGCCGCCCTGGCGGCAATCGCGGCTATCGCAGCGCTGTATCACCTGTTAAACCACGCAGTATTCAAGGGACTATTATTCATGGGCGCAGGCTCGGTCATATTTTCAACCCATACAAGGAATATCGAGAAACTGGGTGGCCTGATCAAGAAGATGCCATTGATGGCATTCCTTTTCCTGATAGGAGTGCTTTCCATCTCCGCCCTGCCGCCATTTTCTGGTTTTGTGAGCGAATGGCTCACCCTTCAGTCGCTGCTTATGAGTTTCAGTTCAGGCGATTCCCTTGTAAGGATAGTACTTCCTGTCAGCGCCGCAGTCCTTGCCCTCACCGGCGCCCTTGCAGCTTTCTGTTTCCTGAAGGCTTTCGGAATAGGGTTCCTGGCGCTACCGCGAAGTGAGAACGCTGAACATGCGAAGGAGGCAAATATGCCCATGCTGCTCGGAATGGGAATTTTCGCAATATTATCCGTGCTTCTGGGTATCCTGCCTTTTTATGCCCTTCCCGTTCTTGACAGGATCACACAGACCTTTACAGGGGCGAGCGCTTCCTTTTCATCAGGCATTTTCGGCTCGATCGTCATGCCCGCAGGGCAGATATCAGTCTCAACCCCTGCGATAGCGCTCCTGATGCTTGCGGTGCTCCCGCTCCCGTTAATAATTATGTTGATGTATAATAGCAGGAAGAATGAAACCTGGGGATGCGGGCAGCCCGTTTCCACGGCAAGGAACGAGTATACAGCCACTGCCTTTTCAAAACCCATACAGATGTGGTTCAGGAACATCTACCGCCCGGTAAGGGAATTGCGGACGATCTACTCGGTCTCGCCCTTTTTCAAAGAATCCTTCAAGTTCGATTCGCAGATAGAACAGATATTTGAACGTTATCTCTATACCCCGGTGGTAGACGGAGTTCTTGCAAAATCGAGAGTTGTAAAGATGATCCAGACAGGCAGCATCCATGCCTACCTCACCTATATCTTCGGGACCCTGGTAATTCTTATGATGTTTATAATTTTAGGAGGCAACTAA
- a CDS encoding NADH-quinone oxidoreductase subunit H, which translates to MNPIAIAIFQIIVIIVLAPLLSGIMKKVKAFFQIRKGPSIFQPYYDIAKLLRKDSVVSENASWIFHAAPVISFVAILTAGMLIPIYISDMPFGFAGDLIAVVYLLALARFFTALASLDTGSSFGGMGGSREMFVASMVEPAMMLSIFAIALNVGSTNLSYISQTVSSMGLAAISPYHLLAFVALFIIAIAETGRIPVDNPATHLELTMIHEAMILEYSGKQLALVELSAMMKQLLVFSLLANIFFPWGIASGATVGGIGVALIAFVIKIGILGTAMAMVETSTAKWRMFRLPDLLSVSLMLSFLSLVSFIIVKGG; encoded by the coding sequence ATGAACCCCATTGCCATTGCGATCTTCCAGATAATCGTAATAATCGTACTTGCGCCGCTCCTGAGCGGCATAATGAAAAAAGTAAAGGCCTTCTTCCAGATACGCAAAGGACCGAGCATTTTCCAGCCTTACTACGATATCGCCAAGCTTTTGAGAAAAGATTCTGTGGTATCTGAGAATGCATCCTGGATTTTCCATGCTGCGCCAGTCATTTCATTTGTCGCAATACTCACAGCAGGCATGCTTATCCCGATTTACATCTCGGATATGCCTTTTGGCTTTGCGGGGGATCTCATAGCTGTTGTCTATCTTCTCGCCCTTGCAAGATTCTTTACCGCACTCGCATCCCTTGATACCGGAAGTTCCTTTGGCGGGATGGGAGGGAGCAGGGAGATGTTCGTGGCATCCATGGTCGAGCCTGCCATGATGCTTTCGATATTCGCCATAGCCCTCAATGTGGGCTCAACGAACCTGAGCTATATTTCCCAGACAGTTTCATCCATGGGGCTCGCCGCAATCTCTCCTTACCACCTGCTTGCGTTCGTGGCGCTTTTCATAATTGCGATTGCCGAGACGGGAAGGATACCTGTAGATAACCCGGCCACGCATCTTGAACTCACGATGATCCATGAAGCCATGATACTTGAATATTCAGGAAAGCAGCTCGCTCTGGTGGAACTCAGTGCCATGATGAAACAATTGCTGGTATTTTCGCTGCTTGCAAACATCTTTTTCCCCTGGGGCATAGCATCAGGGGCAACCGTGGGAGGTATTGGCGTGGCGCTTATAGCCTTTGTAATAAAGATCGGGATTCTGGGGACAGCCATGGCAATGGTCGAGACTTCAACCGCAAAATGGAGGATGTTCAGGCTGCCGGATCTCCTCTCCGTCTCTCTCATGCTTTCATTCCTATCACTTGTTTCATTTATTATCGTAAAAGGAGGATAG
- a CDS encoding hydrogenase 4 subunit F — MIEYLLLAPVLTCILCFFTRTRKQVETVSLTGSIATLILGLVLVAQVYKNNIIISWTNALFADMFSAFIVLIVSIVGFVASLYSVGYMGHELEHGTIDFRRLRIYYGLFHVFMFTMLLVGVTNNLGLWIAIEMTTLVSALLMILYSKKSSIEAAWKYMIICTVGITFALFGTILTYFAAVKILGESGDALNWTSLVAVADQFDPTIMKLAFIFILIGYGTKAGLAPMHTWLPDAHSEAPTPVSALLSGVLLNCAMYGIIRFYTIATKSTGAVFTSNLLIIFGLLSLGIAVPFILLQEDYKRLLAYSSVEHMGIIAIGIGFGGVFGIFGAILHMFNHAMTKSLMFFGAGNVLLKHDTKEIFNVTGLVKSMPYTGAMFVIGGLAITGSPPFSIFISEFTILAAGFSQGHIIAAVLFLLFIIMIFAGFFNNVSKMAFGTPKPGIEKGEVSRWTLGAMAILIVFVVVLGVYIPPSFYEMIMKVVQIVR; from the coding sequence ATGATTGAATACCTTCTTCTCGCCCCGGTTCTCACATGCATACTGTGCTTTTTCACAAGAACGCGAAAACAGGTGGAGACCGTGAGCTTAACAGGCTCCATAGCCACGCTTATTCTTGGCCTGGTACTTGTGGCCCAGGTGTACAAGAACAATATAATAATATCGTGGACAAATGCCCTGTTCGCAGACATGTTCAGCGCCTTCATTGTCCTTATTGTTTCTATCGTGGGTTTTGTGGCTTCGCTCTACTCTGTGGGCTACATGGGACATGAACTGGAACACGGCACCATAGACTTCCGAAGACTGAGAATATACTACGGTCTTTTCCACGTATTCATGTTCACCATGCTGCTTGTGGGTGTGACGAACAACCTTGGTCTCTGGATCGCCATAGAGATGACCACCCTCGTTTCTGCGCTCCTGATGATACTTTACTCGAAAAAATCCTCCATTGAAGCGGCATGGAAATACATGATCATATGTACCGTAGGAATAACGTTCGCGCTTTTCGGAACCATACTCACCTACTTTGCTGCTGTCAAGATCCTGGGCGAGAGCGGAGATGCGCTCAACTGGACATCACTAGTCGCTGTCGCTGACCAGTTCGACCCGACGATCATGAAGCTTGCCTTTATTTTCATTCTCATAGGTTACGGCACAAAAGCAGGCCTTGCACCCATGCATACCTGGCTTCCCGATGCCCACAGTGAAGCTCCCACGCCTGTAAGCGCGCTTCTCTCAGGCGTGCTGCTTAACTGCGCCATGTACGGCATTATCAGGTTCTACACGATCGCCACGAAATCAACGGGTGCAGTTTTTACCAGCAATCTGCTGATCATATTCGGGCTCCTGTCGCTTGGCATCGCCGTGCCTTTCATACTCCTTCAGGAAGACTACAAGCGGCTCCTTGCATACTCAAGCGTGGAACATATGGGAATCATTGCGATCGGCATAGGCTTCGGAGGTGTTTTTGGAATCTTCGGGGCGATATTGCACATGTTCAACCATGCCATGACGAAATCCCTCATGTTCTTTGGCGCGGGGAATGTGCTGCTAAAACATGATACGAAAGAGATATTCAATGTGACCGGACTTGTAAAATCAATGCCATACACAGGCGCCATGTTCGTGATCGGGGGGCTTGCCATCACGGGCTCTCCGCCTTTTTCCATATTCATAAGCGAATTTACCATACTTGCGGCAGGGTTCTCACAGGGGCACATAATTGCCGCAGTACTGTTCCTGCTTTTTATAATAATGATATTCGCAGGCTTTTTCAACAACGTGAGCAAAATGGCTTTCGGGACACCAAAACCCGGAATTGAAAAAGGTGAGGTGAGCAGATGGACCCTGGGCGCAATGGCTATATTGATTGTTTTCGTTGTCGTGCTCGGGGTTTACATCCCGCCTTCATTCTACGAGATGATAATGAAAGTCGTACAGATTGTGAGATGA
- a CDS encoding NADH-quinone oxidoreductase subunit C, whose translation MNELIDGIRKDFGSDILDEKVSGNETYFTVKENAAVRICDHLYHHLGAALVSIFATDRRTKEGCFKIYYVFSLINPSGKDDPKTADAFLIIQINIDEKAPHFHSITPRIPAANWYEREIQDMFGLTPVGHPDPRRLVNFEDWPPKLYPLRKDFDIRTKPERVTGEYTYRRVEGEGVYEIPVGPVHAGVIEPGHFRFSVAGEPVLNLEIRHFYTHKGVEKLFENISLDKAVFLAERISGDNSVAHAVAFCQAVEKIAGVDIPPRAKYIRVILMELERLYNHIGDMAGIATDVAYAFGAAHANLLKEEILQLNEIVTGSRLLRGMNAIGGVRRDIGDKKEIISKKLSSFRNDFRDLMELLFGSPSVADRIETTGRLYNDIARELHVVGPVARASGIDRDTRRDHPYAAYAELDFKVPVLKAGDVNARTRIRSDEVYESISMIETALSRLPDGDIKSKVKEIPDGYALGYAEAPRGETLYWVMIENNRIERCKVRDPSFCNWLAIEYAVLDNIVPDFPIINKSLSLSYSGNDM comes from the coding sequence ATGAATGAGTTAATAGATGGGATAAGAAAAGATTTCGGCAGTGATATCCTGGATGAAAAAGTTTCAGGCAACGAGACCTATTTCACAGTAAAAGAAAATGCGGCCGTGAGAATCTGCGATCATTTGTACCACCACCTTGGCGCTGCCCTTGTTTCCATCTTCGCCACGGACCGGAGAACAAAGGAAGGATGCTTCAAAATATATTATGTGTTCTCTTTGATCAACCCCTCTGGAAAGGATGACCCCAAGACGGCAGACGCATTCTTAATAATACAGATAAATATCGATGAGAAGGCGCCGCATTTCCACTCTATTACACCCAGGATTCCTGCAGCCAACTGGTATGAGCGGGAGATCCAGGATATGTTCGGTTTGACACCCGTAGGCCATCCCGACCCGAGGAGGCTCGTCAATTTTGAGGACTGGCCTCCTAAATTATATCCACTGCGGAAGGATTTTGACATAAGGACAAAACCTGAGCGCGTTACAGGAGAATATACGTACCGCAGGGTGGAAGGTGAAGGGGTATATGAGATCCCGGTGGGACCAGTGCATGCAGGAGTGATTGAACCTGGGCATTTCAGGTTCAGTGTGGCCGGAGAGCCCGTACTCAATCTCGAGATAAGGCATTTCTATACACACAAAGGCGTGGAAAAACTCTTTGAGAATATATCCCTCGACAAAGCTGTATTCCTTGCCGAGCGCATATCTGGCGATAACTCCGTTGCGCATGCTGTGGCTTTCTGTCAGGCCGTGGAAAAGATCGCTGGTGTAGATATTCCTCCCCGCGCAAAGTACATCCGGGTAATCCTAATGGAACTTGAGCGGTTGTATAATCACATCGGGGATATGGCAGGGATCGCGACCGATGTGGCGTATGCTTTCGGGGCAGCGCATGCCAACCTGCTCAAGGAAGAGATATTACAATTGAATGAAATAGTTACAGGGAGCAGGCTTCTGCGGGGTATGAATGCCATAGGCGGCGTTCGGCGCGATATCGGTGACAAAAAAGAGATAATTTCAAAAAAACTCTCATCCTTCAGGAACGATTTCAGGGATTTGATGGAGCTTCTCTTTGGCTCGCCTTCTGTTGCGGACAGGATAGAAACTACGGGACGCCTTTACAATGATATAGCAAGAGAGCTGCACGTAGTGGGCCCTGTGGCGCGTGCCTCCGGGATCGACAGGGACACGAGGCGCGACCATCCTTATGCTGCATATGCCGAATTGGATTTCAAGGTGCCTGTCCTCAAGGCAGGCGATGTCAATGCCAGGACGAGAATACGCTCTGATGAGGTGTATGAATCAATAAGCATGATCGAGACGGCGCTTTCCCGTCTCCCTGATGGTGATATTAAATCAAAGGTAAAAGAAATCCCTGACGGGTATGCCCTGGGATATGCAGAGGCGCCAAGGGGAGAAACACTCTACTGGGTAATGATCGAGAATAACCGAATAGAGAGATGCAAGGTGCGAGACCCGTCGTTTTGCAACTGGCTCGCCATAGAGTATGCGGTTCTGGACAACATCGTTCCTGACTTTCCGATAATCAATAAAAGCTTAAGTTTATCGTATTCTGGCAATGATATGTAG
- a CDS encoding 4Fe-4S binding protein has translation MFEILKQTLKTGTVTRNYPKKPDIAPVGFRGKPQLLSDKCTYCGECATVCPPGVIWLEEENGGKTLILSYCGCIFCGRCEEVCPYGAIRLTQEYELASKTKDDLLTSISRKL, from the coding sequence ATGTTCGAGATCCTGAAACAGACCTTAAAAACAGGCACCGTAACTAGGAATTATCCCAAGAAACCTGACATAGCGCCTGTGGGGTTCCGCGGAAAACCGCAGCTTCTCTCTGACAAATGCACCTACTGCGGAGAATGCGCAACGGTATGCCCTCCGGGTGTTATCTGGCTTGAAGAAGAAAATGGTGGAAAAACGCTCATACTATCATATTGCGGGTGCATATTCTGCGGAAGATGCGAAGAGGTCTGCCCTTACGGGGCCATCAGGCTCACGCAGGAATATGAGCTGGCGTCAAAGACCAAAGATGATCTTCTAACAAGTATATCGAGGAAGTTATGA
- a CDS encoding NADH-quinone oxidoreductase subunit B family protein has product MTVEAEIGIMGQHLNERIKKIFGRSLHIREVDAGSCNACEVEVNALSNPIYDIERFGLHIVASPRHADMLLVTGSVTRNMELALLKTYNATPEPKLVAAMGSCACNGGIFGDTYASGGGVDRFIPVDVYIPGCPPRPQAVIFGLMVALDKLDQKIRKMEVKA; this is encoded by the coding sequence ATGACGGTCGAAGCTGAAATCGGGATTATGGGTCAGCACCTCAACGAGAGGATAAAAAAAATATTTGGGAGATCGCTGCATATACGCGAGGTGGATGCGGGTTCGTGCAATGCCTGTGAAGTGGAGGTGAACGCTTTATCCAATCCCATATACGACATCGAGCGCTTCGGTCTCCATATCGTGGCATCCCCCCGCCATGCAGATATGCTGCTCGTGACCGGGTCCGTGACGCGGAACATGGAACTTGCGCTCCTGAAGACCTATAATGCCACTCCTGAACCGAAGCTCGTGGCTGCCATGGGATCGTGTGCCTGCAACGGTGGTATTTTCGGCGATACTTACGCTAGCGGAGGCGGCGTGGACAGATTTATTCCCGTGGATGTGTACATTCCCGGATGCCCGCCCAGGCCACAGGCCGTGATATTCGGGCTCATGGTGGCTCTTGACAAGCTTGATCAGAAGATTAGGAAAATGGAGGTAAAGGCATGA
- a CDS encoding universal stress protein: protein MTKYEILVATDGSEYGKKAEIAAMKITRSYNIRIAAIYVAVGSKDSEREERVAKGEEVLNRVVETGASMGVEVNKLLVGVSMQRMPQQGAMADTIARAILDAAEKYKAHTIVLGGKGESEINPELGSVALAVVKKARCSVLVAR, encoded by the coding sequence ATGACAAAGTACGAGATACTGGTAGCCACGGACGGCTCTGAATATGGAAAGAAAGCGGAAATAGCAGCGATGAAGATAACTAGGTCATATAATATCCGCATTGCTGCCATCTATGTCGCGGTGGGCAGCAAGGATTCGGAGCGCGAGGAGCGCGTGGCAAAAGGCGAGGAAGTTCTGAACCGCGTGGTGGAGACCGGCGCTTCCATGGGCGTTGAGGTGAACAAGCTGCTGGTCGGGGTGAGCATGCAGCGGATGCCGCAGCAGGGAGCGATGGCTGACACGATAGCGCGTGCCATTCTGGATGCTGCGGAGAAGTACAAGGCGCATACCATCGTGCTTGGAGGCAAGGGAGAGAGCGAGATCAATCCCGAGCTCGGGAGCGTGGCGCTCGCCGTGGTGAAGAAGGCAAGGTGCTCGGTGCTGGTGGCGAGATAG
- a CDS encoding PBECR2 nuclease fold domain-containing protein, with translation MHLYLYKDFIFKVSIKEVGDFLVDVIDVFEKSIRLTEKRLEHILKRPEMSRQLERIKETLANPDLIKESNQDSSVWLFYRFYNITPVTEKYLLVAVRLLDGNGFIITAFYTDRIKKGTTIWEK, from the coding sequence GTGCATTTATATCTATACAAGGATTTTATATTTAAAGTAAGCATCAAAGAAGTAGGTGATTTTCTGGTTGATGTAATTGATGTGTTTGAAAAATCTATTAGATTAACTGAAAAAAGATTAGAACATATTTTAAAACGACCAGAAATGTCCAGGCAACTTGAAAGAATCAAAGAAACATTAGCAAACCCGGATCTTATAAAAGAAAGCAACCAAGACAGCTCCGTATGGCTTTTTTATCGCTTTTATAACATAACGCCTGTAACGGAAAAGTATTTGCTCGTTGCGGTAAGATTACTCGATGGCAATGGATTCATAATAACAGCATTCTATACAGACAGAATTAAGAAAGGTACAACAATATGGGAAAAGTAA